AGTTTTAAGAACTACATCAATGTTATCGTGGGATCTCGCTACACGGATGCCTATGGTAACACTCCCTTCTATACCAGCAAGAACGCCGTTCCTATTTTAGCTGCGTTTGGGTGGGGTATCAGGCGAGTATTCTCCGCTAATGATACTAGTCATTTGCAAGCACTGCTCTGAATATTCTTTTACAATAGATTTTTAAATTTATAGACGTGTTTAGGTCTGACATGGAATAATTTTCTGTATGATTATGTGAAGGGGACATCTAATACTAAGTTCACTGAGTATTAATTTTTACGGATTTCTCATTTATCGTATGCTAAATAATATTTATAGGATGTGGAAAATACGCTGAAATATAGACACTTAAGTTTACATGAAATAAGATTCCGCAACTTAGTGAAAGTAAATTGTTTTAGCATCACTTTCTTACTACATACATGAAGTTAATAAATTGAATCCCTGGACTCGTTAACTCAATAAATTATTCTAACACATACTGTATATGCTTTAATAATCCATAGAAAGGGTGCTCCATTTTACCAGCGATTCACAGAACTAATAACCCACCTGGATGATGCTGCTATCATCAGTTACTGGACTGATGATTTAATATCCAGAAAAACGAGGGAGGAGAGAAACTCTGCTCCACTGGACCCAAAGACCAACACTGGAGATGCTTTTCAGGTAGTTGCCGTTAAATGTTGTATCGTGATGTTAATTCAAAAGATATTACTTTGAAAATAAAAAGTTGTGCAAAATTATATTATGTGTTATTATGTTTAATATTAGCGTTTGCGAGATGTGTCTGTAACTTACCGTAACAGGCAGTTACGACTTGTGTTACGTGTTTTTATGACGTTATGTAACGTACATTTGTTATTTACCGCAATACATGTTAATGTTTCTAAGGGTGAAGATAAGGAGGTGGTGCTGACAATGAACCACCTGCAGGGTGCCTTCTACCTGCTGCTGGTGGGCTCCGGAGTGGCCTTCCTCACCCTGCTGGGGGAGAACCTCACCCACTGGAGGCGCTCCTCACTTCAGTAACCACCTTCCCAGCATCACTAGACCTCAGGCCAAGGATGACAGTGCTGTCAGTGCAGCAGATTCATCctagagctatcagacatatatTTCTGCAGTCGAGAATGACGTTTAATTTTTCCCAAtataattttttaaatattttatcaaGACTTATGAAAAAGAACTGCGACGTATTTTTATTCCCAGATTTATTATCCATGAATAATTATGCTCTACGATGTCACCTGGATTGACTATATGACTTCGATGAGAGAAAAAATAGATTCATCAGACAGCAATAGTGGTTGAGGAAAAAAATAGCAGTTGCAAAGTTTATGGAGGCTGGTGCAACATGTTGCAGAAATTACAGGTTTCCccattataaaataataaaataatataataggTAATTGCCCCCCACACACGCACAGTCTTGCTGCCTCCGCCGGGTATAAATACTTCTCACCATGGGCGGAGCTCATTCAGGGGAACAACTGCAAGACGCACATATTGTCACAGAGAAGAGTCTGCCACAGAAAATCTGCCACGGAGAATTGTCTGCCACACAACATGGTCATCTCTCTTAAGGTACACTGCTCCCAAACATGTTGCATATTTTGTTTTCGTGTCCTGCATAACAAAAGTAAAGTGTTATCATTAGTGTGTTGGAGAAGAGacttttatttatatatacatatcacaAATACGTGTTTTCTAGATTATTATAGAGGTAAAGAGGTGTTAGGCTCTCTCTCAGGTCATTTTGAAGCCTCTCCCAGTGAATATCATTTAACGTATACGTTATGTACTTAATTTTAACAAATTTGTGAGTTATATACTTATATAGGGAAGATGCAGCTCTTTGTTAACTAAAGGTTTTCATGTAAAGGTGGTTTAATTTGTCGACTCCATCACTGActtcaacactgtctccaacatTGTCTCCAACATTGTCTTCGAAACTCTCTCCATCAATGTCTTTTTTctaaattttttaaagtacgtaAGCTGAGAAAAATCAAACTTGATCGTAACTAACTCTGTCTGACTATATTTTAGCAGTATaactcacaaacagatctgtttgtgacttgataaagcccactgtgtgggcgaaacgttatgcACTGTGTGGGGAAAACGTTATCACTGCATTTATGTGTTTATCCCCAGTATTGTTATTCTACGTCATTTCCCTCCAGCCTTGCAAACTCCATAGCATTAGTGATGTGTACATCCGGTTATATACGTTACGTTTCTCTCTGCTTTAGCCTCTGTAACCCTAGTTAGTATTACGCATTTGTCATGTCTTTTTCTTCACAGATTTTTATAAACTTACTCTTGTGACTGAAGCAAAACAGCTGCCTGTTCGACCACTTCTGAGGTCTGTCGAGGTCTTGTAGTTTTTCTCTGTCTTCTTCCGTGTTATTCATCATTAGTTTTATACCATCTGCAAACAGATGTATATAGATCTGTCTCATTACTGATGCTCTGGATGTGACACAGTTGGAGGCTTTTATCTCTAGTAGCGGAATATTAGTTAAAATATCTATAAGGAACAGCCCCCATTCTATAATTTATACCAGAGAGGTGACAAAAGTGAACCCAGTGAATTTGACATATTCATGTCACTTGACGTTGATAGTACTTCAGATCACCAGTTAACTGCGGAAAACTTGCAATTGCAACAATGCAATAAAGGGATCACTTATCTCGACGATCCAGCTGCAACTAAGAAATAACTTAATTTCACTTTGTGAAGCCAAACCATAAGCATAAAAAAAGTGTTGATAAACAGTTGCTGTAAAAATGTTAATATGAAGTACGTTCCTTTGTCATTGTTTTAATTACGCATTTTAATAACTTTTGTAGCCTAAGAAACATAACAAAGTTTGTACTTTCATCTTCTATGATACAATTACCGATGGATCGTCAGCAACTAACTTTGATTAGTAGACGGAGGTTCAAGCCTCCAGAACTTCCTTTCGCTCAATGAGAAGCACAGAAAATGATTATTTCTTTTTTAAAAAATAGCAAATCACAACTCATCTGCATGACAAATACCCTTCAACAAAAGTGCCTTAATGATGGTATAAGTTTCTTAACTTAATGAAGCAACCATCCTCTTCCTCGCATCAAACCCGATTGCCTAGAATGCCCAAGGCGCTGTATGGGTATATGAGTAATGTTTAATCCTTTCTAACAAGTCTGGAAAATTAAAACACAAAGTCAATACTCAGAGAATAAAAAtcccgaaaaaaaaaatttcccttaAAATTGCCAAGATAGTGACTTTCAAAATAATATCTgatacaaaagaaaaaaaaacaggtttTTAATTAAAGAGTTAAAACAACTATTTGTTTAACAATGAATAAATGCGTCACATTTCAGTTCAACAGAACCGGTCTACTGAGGCGGAAACTTCCAGGAAAACGTCTGTCACAATATGACCGAACCCAAGCTGTGATTCTTTATCTCGACGGTGTGACAGCGCGAGACATTTCTCTGAAATATCAAGTTAGTATCTCCACTGTTTATAGATGTATAAAACAGTGGAATAACAGAAGAAGAGTGACAGCGAGCTACCACAGAGAGCTGCCTCAACAGGTACTGGTATCAGCCTCTGCCTCTACACGACAACGGAAGCTGTCGCATTTTTCTCATCTTTCTCAAAATCTACATCTCCGTCGCAGCTCAAAATTTGTAGAATATTACTGGCAAATTATTATGAAATATTATTTACAACTTTTCTCCCGTAATATTTATGAAAGAATTCTCAGCAATGAACATGTTTCTCATCAAATTTATtaaatgtataaaatatatttgtcAAAATAGTtattaatgtaaatatatatgaaGCTTGAATGTAAACACAACTGTGTTTACATTTCCTTGACGTGTTTCCTACCAGCCAAAGATTTGTGAATTTTTACGATTTTTTTCTGGATACCAAACAATTCTTCAGACGTGTGTTtgtattgttgctggtgatgagTTCTTGATCCTGGAAGCTGGAGCTACTTTTCGCTTCTATTGATTATTGTCGTAATAAAAATGAGGAAAAACGCATTTCCTTTGTTGTCCTGAGATTTATAGACTTAGCAAACGAGGTTAATAAGAAGAATCTAATATCGTTCCATAGTGAGAGGATTTAGAAAGGATTCAATACTTCGTACCGACGACGACCGATAATCTCAGTCTCTTCTGTTACTCTATTATTGTACATTAAAATCATAACTAAGCCCTAAACCCATAAGGAAAATACAGTATTGTTATTGTAGACAAGTAGGGTAACAATTTTATTTTCCCACGAATAACATTGACTTCCTGGCTGTCCTCTACATTTTAAACCAGATTTTAATAGGTGGTAAACAAATGATTCGTTTATTTCTTCAGTTAAAAGCATCCTAACGTTCAGAGACAAAAAAAATGTAAAGAAAAACGTTACCAATTCTGGATGTTAGCTCTAAAATAAGTACAgaatgtttctagttctgtggtCTACACAGAAAGAAACACCAATCATATATAATGAATTTTTCTAGGTAAGGAATGTGCCAATTGGAGCTTACCTAGCAGTGTTGATATCGGCGTTGACCAACTGTACACTCATAGCAGTTGAGCAAGTGAGCgtgatggtgggtcaggtggtggagcaggtgggcGTGATGGTGGGTCAGGTAGTGGACCACCATCTCAGTGGGTGTCACCTGGTgctcatcaccactacacaacactcactcattACCTCCAGTATAATCAGGTGACATTTCCGGAAAATTCTGTTCCTCCAGCTGCTGGCCTGTTAAATTATTTTGGTAAATGTTGGGGTAAAGTTAAATTAAATTTTGCATTAAAAATTGCGATATTTTAGGTTAATAATGTATTTTTAAAGTTAATAGTGTAAACAGCTGTTGGTGAACGACTGTGAGCAGACAAATGCTAGACAAAGCTGTCGTAACTATTGAAAATGCTCCCTTATTTTTTGAGATTATCCTCATTGTAGGTTCTTGCATAATTGATCACAATCTCCGGACCGTTTTCTCCATAAAGAAATGTTTTATTAAGATTCCCAGATATTCTGTTTTAAGGTGTGGCACCTTAAAGGGTCTACCTATTTGGTTTGCAGATTAATCATTTACAGTTAACTAGTTTCagtgtggtatatatatatatatatatatatatatatatatatatatatatatatatatatatatatatatatatatatatatatatatatatatgtgtgcaaaacaaccactttgaaagaatagagaaattccaagcgctttcgtgactactcacattatcaaggaactatgaaagtaaagcatccaagaaagctatataaggggtctggccaacacctcactatcagatcccacaacgattaaacacctgacgtgcgccggcccaactggacaggtcctttgcacaactcaccaacaaactattctacccaagaaaatttaaaaattattatttgtccagtgtattattaaattcttcccgaattctattaattataaatggatctaatttatataaaccaaaggaaatattcatattattgtcaaaactgctttttatgaaacaagattcaattatattcctgtcgaccatggacttgcttgatactactttctcaactttttgaaaatcaattggatggttaaaatctcttacatgaataaatagagcattggaatcttgtccagttctaatgctatatttatgttgttttaatctgagttcgagatttttaccagtttgaccgtaataaactttatcgcaaattttacaaggaatcttatagacacatccatcagcattttggggggaattctttatcaaaagtttttttactgtatcaagatttttgaatacaactttaatattaaaagtcttaagaagagaaggcatatcaaccaagttttcgtggtaagggagaaccaacatatttttagttgaataaggcaggttgtccctttttggattgtaaaaagtatttctagcaactttaaaagatttatcaattacatttcttgggtattttaaatcattacctatttcataaattttggatatttcctcatctatgaactcagaactacaaattcgtaaagctctcaaaaacattgatgagaaaacagacagtttgactctatcttgatgcgaggaataatagtggacataggaacagttatttgtaggttttctgtaaattttaaatttgaattcattattacccttaataactaAAACATCtaaaaaaggcaatgagttattttcttcaaactcaacagtaaagtttatagaatgggctaagttatttaattttccaaggaaatggtgcatatctacatttttgggcataagacacaaaatatcatcaacatatctgaaccatttagctctattagggaggattgtgttaagcaaccttgtttcaaaaaattccatgtataggttactaagaacagatgaaagaggatttcccattgccgtaccaaacttctgagtgtaaaacttatcattaaatacaaattttgcatcaacaatgcaaagtttaataagtttaatgatagtaggaactggcaatggtaaatcatagttaacgagttcttcagataagaaacttaataaatcatcaacaggaactttcgtaaacaatgaagttgagaaagtagtatcaagcaagtccatggtcgacaggaatataattgaatcttatttcataaaaagcagttttgacaataatatgaatatttcctttggtttatataaattagatccatttataattaatagaatttgggaagaatttattaatacactggacaaataataatttttaaattttcttgggtagaatagtttgttggtgagttgtgcaaaggacctgtccagttgagccggcgcgcgtcaggtgtttaaccgttgtgggatctgatagtgaggtgttggccagaccccttatatagcttccttggatgctttactttcatagttccttgaaaatgtgagtagtcacgaaagcgcttggaatttctctattctttctgaGTGGTTgtattgcatattctgaaatcacctgtttactgtgatcttattgcatatatatatatatatatatatatatatatatatatatatatatatatatatatatatatatatatatatatatatatatatatatatatatatatagagagagagagagagagagagagagagataatagatATTTGTGTTCATCAGACGCCTGAGTgagggtgtggaggctggcgtggtagtggaggtaggctGGGAATATTCCCAGGACCAGCTGGCCCAGGACCAACTCCAGCAGGGTGTCTGGGGCGACTCTAAGACCACCTGCCGGGGTCTCATACTCgacctcaccaacaccaacaatactcATTCTGCCTTAAGGTAACGTTTTCACTGATACTAAAATCCGGAGCTGAAGTTGTCTGGTTCAGTATAAGGACGACACAACTTGTACTGTCtggcttgttgttgttgtaatttaGTGTAACTCACACTTTCACATACCTATATTTGTTTTACATAATGAAATTAGCTTTCGCATGGATATAATATAATAGCTGCACAAACCTTGGATATTTTATCAATGACATTTTCTATTTTATGAATCATTTGCCTTAGAAATTTGACGTCTACTCTTGTTTCCACTATAAAAATGACAGGATCTAATGACAAAAATTCCTTAAATCCCTGTTTAAGCCCCACATATAACTGTTACTTCTGATAATATTTCGTAGGTTTCTTGAGAAAGCTGAACTGTGGAAGTTACCTGagactctggtggtggtggtgggaaggagaACTGGAGTGAAGGAAGTTCTCCTTCGTCACAGCTTCCGTAATACTATCCACGCCCTCTACCTGACCCTCCACGACCTCACCCTTGACGCATCACGACCCCGTAACTCACATCTCGGAAAGTCTCGTGTACTAGGAGGTCCGTACGTGTTCAGTGTGGCTAATTATCAAGAATAAAGTGTGTCCTTTATAAATTTTCACTTAGAAATTAAGATAACAGAGCGAAGATTTTGCAGCATACCATTTCCTGTAAAGACACATTATGCAGAGCAAACTTTGTTTGGGACGTTTTGCTCAGAGTTGAGCTTCGTCAACCCTGTGCAAGACGTAGTCCTTTTAAAATTCTGGCGCCATAGCCAGGTCCAGACACTCACAGCTTTCTTGTCGTATTTCATAGGTTTGAAGCAACAGTTACACATACAATGCTGTAAAAATCTTAAATCTTTTTCTGCATAATGTTGGCATTGTGCCTTTAAATCCATTTCCTGCTAAGATTTAAAACTTACGACCTGGAAAACATGTTAGTGCATCAAAATTATCttgatatatattaaaaaaaatactgttGCATTTTTAtacacactgatatatatatatatatatatatatatatatatatatatatatatatatatatatatatatatatatatatatatatatatatatatatatatatatatatgtatatattgtacaaTTATATTTATTAGCGAGTGGAGGTGTGTTGGTGTACCGGAGGTGTCTGTACTGCAACAGAGGTGAGGCTGATGTCCAGCTCCTCCACCTGTGGAACCTCACCTCACTTACACAATCCATGAGTGACATATTTCAAGGCAAGAGTTGGTTGGTTGGGTTATTTGGTTTAAAGACTAGCGACTACACGATACCCGTGAAAGCTTCATGTAACCTGCACCCCATCACTAGAGCATATAAGCCATAACCTAGGAATAAAAACAGATTTAAATACTGTACAAAAATACGATGGTTGTGGTGAAGacctttattttatatttataaacATTTCGGAGCGTCAGACCCCATAATTCAGAATTATATAATAAAGTACTGATACATGTTTTCCTCACGTTCTCGCATCACCGTAACCGTTCAGAGTCGCATTACAATGTTACACTAATTACTTTAATGCTTCTTCACGCTCAAATTGCTCTAAAATATACACTGAAATCATTACATAGTTCACGCACTGGTCGCtgttgcccagcggtgagagtattgactctcattgctgaggtccaggtaataaaccctggGCATTAACATAACATACATAGTTAAACTATATTCAAGTTCTTCACTAACAAACAATATTCCTTATATTCTAAAACTTGTATCATATTAACAACACACACTTCAAAATCCTGACACACGGGTCACTACCCCAAAACATACACTCATTACCCTAAAGATTTACACTCTTGTCATCTAACAAAACATTCACATCACCCAACAAAATCAACTTGTATAAACCAAATCAACATCACTGAAAAAATATGTTTTTATTTCGACTTTATTATAAGACGACAATGTTGGTGATCTGACTGATGTTGAGTATCACATGTAACATGTCGTCTTATTTCTTACGTGTTTCTTTAACAGGACAGTTTCAAAACTTCTGGGGCAATAAGATGAAGTTTTCAACTATTGTTTACTTTCCATACACGGATTACACGCTGGACCATGCTGAACCAGGCAGCACAGTGTCCCTCAACGATGGTCTTGATGCTAGACTTCTGTCTCTCTTCGCTAAAACACTCAATATTAGGTcgatttctctttttctttcgtGTAAATTGCGTGAATGACTGAACTGCAAAGTAAAAATGACATAACTTTTGTTAAATCTAAAATAACGAAAGCTGAAAATATGATGTATCTTTTCATATgcgctgcatgacccctacgGGCCTAGCGCTTCCCCGTAAATATGATAATAAATAAATGTTTCTTCAATCCTTTCGAATTCGGTGTACATACGGGAAAATATTCTGATGCTATTCTAAATCCTTAAAAACGTAACTAGATATACGTTCATATATTTTATCTCCCTCTCAAAAGCTTTGAGATTCGCGAGCAGCCTGAGAGATCTTACGGTGTTCAGAAGAATGGCCGCTTCACTGGCATGGTGGGACAACTGCAGCGGGAAGAGATAGACATTGGTGGACCAATGGCAACACTCGCTGAGCGGATCCCGCCGATGGAATTCTTGTGCGCGTACGAAGTCGACTCGCTGGCCATCGTGTCTCTGAAGCCCACACTCTTGCCACAACTCCTCTCGCTGTTTAAACCTTTTGCAAGTAAGTACTTCTTAGTTGCTAAAGTCACAAGCAGGAATTAGAAAGTTTAATATGTAGTAAGAATGATTTttcctgagtgacagtagtaagCATACCAGCCATAGCTTTCCTATATGATATAAGCTCTAATTACACTCTCCTTTCTCCAGGAGAACTGTGGTTGGGAttgctggtgagtgtgatggtgtggagcgGGATCCTATGGTTGCTGCAGGAAGTATGGTGGTGGATCACAGGGACAAACAGagtcagcatcatcaccatccttcTGTATGGCTGGGGCGCTCTCCTGGCCAACCTGCCCTCAGACCCTTCAGTCAATAAAGCAGGAAAAGTAAAATTGTCCAACTTTCTCAAAGTTGTTTTCATAACGCCTTACATAAGACACAACTGTTTAGATTATTGGTATACTATTATCTTTTAAATCTGATTACAGtgaaatgtaataaagttggtagaattaccgacaatatgtaaagtaaaaggacacaagtgcaactaatgtgacatttattgtggcaacgtttcgctctccaggagctttatcaagccattacactggcttgataaagctcctggagagcgaaacgttgccacaataaatgtcacattagttgcacttgtgtccttttactttacatacagtgAAATGGTTGATACATAATTAATCTAACTAAATCGCAAATTAAACTCTGAtttcttacagcttttcatcttttTCACTGGAAAATTAGAAAATTATTAGAGAATTAAATATATTCAAAAGAATTAATtctaataggttaggttaggcgccGACTAGAAAGAAACATAAATCAGTTTTGCTTCTACTTTTTGCAGGTGTTGGTGGGCGTGTGGCTGATGTTCTGTCTAGTCATAACCACTGGATACAGTTCTTCACTAGTCGCCCATTTATCAGTCCAGGAGAAGACTAAACCCCCGGAAAGCTTCGAGGACCTGGTGACTCGGAACAACTGGAAGTGGGGCATTGAGTCCTGGGTGCTGCAGGGAGGGGTGTTACTCTATTTCTCAGAGCATACGGACCCAGTTATACAAAAAGTATATAAGAAAATAGAGGTCAGTATTCAGAATTTATTAATAACTAAATATGAATATGAAGAAAAGAAAATCATTGCAGATTCATAGAAATTAACTTATCCTAATTGTGGTATATAGTTCTGGCAATATTAAAGTAATTTATTGATTCCTTTGAAGACAACAATACCTCAGAAAGCCTATGAAATGTTTAGCTTTGACAATAATTTCAGCATAATCGATGGAAGAATGCGAGATTACAAGTAGCTTTTGCCAAACACTTACGTACCACACTCAATGAATTATAAAAAGTAACAACACAcatagcaataagtaggtactgTACACTGGTGTTTGCTGGCTGTCATGGGTCGAAGTCCAGGTAATATAGcttagggctgggctttgaaatttCTGCTTGTAAATTCAACATCGACGATGTTCTGTAAAACATCTTCCATAAAACCAACTTTTAGACAAAATATTGCATGAAACATCCTGATAAAATGGGGATATATTTTTCTTCTTCGCTACAAGACTCTGGTGATGGCGAAGGGACTGGagaaggtgagagagggagattactcgTTCATGAGCGTCAGTTTCTCAATCAAGAGGATCATCGACTCTCTATATACTGATAGCTATGGCCAGACAGCCTACTATCTCAGCAATGGGGAAATTCGCCTTTTGGCTGGCTTTGGGTGGGGTTTCAGGCAAGTATTGTGCTAATATTGATTAATCTTTAGTGACTATGTAACTCATATTATTTTTATGTAGTTCTATATGCATGGTAAAGAATATGAACTCATTACTTTAAATATCAAATGAATTATTTTAGAATGATGTGAGTTTACCGCACTTTATTCGTAGTTAAATCTACACAAATATAACACATTAAAGTTTAACGATATATGCATTCAACTTTTACTTCTGTAAATCATTCAACTTATCATTAGTAATGAATTATTTAGATTATTCGTAACAGTTCTGGTTTCCATGCTACAAGATGATGTAAATTCACACAGTAAACAGTATCCCATTTGTTTACTCTAGGAAAGGTGCTCCATTTTACAACATATTTATGGTGTTACTGTTGCGACTGCAAGATGCTGGAATTATAGATCGATGGACGAAAGAAGTTATGGCACAGCGTGTAAGAGAGGACAGAGAAGCTGCATCATTAAACCCAGAAGCTATACACAGCTCTGCACTACATGTGAGTGACATCCAATTTAGCATTTGGAGTCATAAttgatagcgtgtgtgtgtgtgtgtgtgtgtgtgtgtgtgtgtgtgtgtgtgtgtgtgtgtgtgtgtgtgtgtgtgtgtgtgtgtgtgcttaaacTGTACATAATTTGATTTTCCAAAAATTTCAGGACAGCAGAGTGGTGTTGGGAATGAATCACCTGCAAGGAGCAttctacatgctgctgctgggTACAGGAGTGGCCTTCCTCACCCTGCTGGGGGAGAACCTCGCCCActggtgctcctcccctcagtaACTACCTTCCCAGGCGTGGCCTTCCTCACCCTGCTGGGGGAGAACCTCGCCCActggtgctcctcccctcagtaACTACCTTCCCAGGCGTGGCCTTCCTCACCTTGCTGGAGGAGAACCTCGCCCACTGGTGCTCCTTCCCTCAGTAACCACCCAGTAACCTCCTCACCAGGCTGGGGGAGAACCTCGCCCACTGGTGCTCCTTCCCTCAGTAACCACCCGGTAACCACCTCACCCTGCTGGGGGAGAATCTCACCCACTGGTGCTCCTTCCCTCAGTAACCACCTCACCCTGCTGGGGGAGAACCTCGCCCACTGGTGCTCCTCCGCTCAGTAACCACCTCACCCGGCTGGGGGAGAACCTAACCCACTGGTGCTCCTCCCTTCAGTGACCACCTTCAAAGGCGTGGCCTTCCTCACCCTGCTGGGGGAGAACCTAGCCCACTGGTGCTCCTCTCCTCAGTAACCACCTTCTCAGGCGTGGCCTTCTTCACCCGGCTGGGGGAGAACCTCGCCCA
The sequence above is drawn from the Cherax quadricarinatus isolate ZL_2023a chromosome 50, ASM3850222v1, whole genome shotgun sequence genome and encodes:
- the LOC128695301 gene encoding glutamate receptor-like, whose amino-acid sequence is MNKCVTFQFNRTGLLRRKLPGKRLSQYDRTQAVILYLDGVTARDISLKYQVRNVPIGAYLAVLISALTNCTLIAVEQVSVMVGQVVEQVGVMVGQVVDHHLSGCHLVLITTTQHSLITSSIIRRLSEGVEAGVVVEVGWEYSQDQLAQDQLQQGVWGDSKTTCRGLILDLTNTNNTHSALRFLEKAELWKLPETLVVVVGRRTGVKEVLLRHSFRNTIHALYLTLHDLTLDASRPRNSHLGKSRVLGASGGVLVYRRCLYCNRGEADVQLLHLWNLTSLTQSMSDIFQGKRQFQNFWGNKMKFSTIVYFPYTDYTLDHAEPGSTVSLNDGLDARLLSLFAKTLNISFEIREQPERSYGVQKNGRFTGMVGQLQREEIDIGGPMATLAERIPPMEFLCAYEVDSLAIVSLKPTLLPQLLSLFKPFARELWLGLLVSVMVWSGILWLLQEVWWWITGTNRVSIITILLYGWGALLANLPSDPSVNKAGKVLVGVWLMFCLVITTGYSSSLVAHLSVQEKTKPPESFEDLVTRNNWKWGIESWVLQGGVLLYFSEHTDPVIQKVYKKIETLVMAKGLEKVREGDYSFMSVSFSIKRIIDSLYTDSYGQTAYYLSNGEIRLLAGFGWGFRKGAPFYNIFMVLLLRLQDAGIIDRWTKEVMAQRVREDREAASLNPEAIHSSALHDSRVVLGMNHLQGAFYMLLLGTGVAFLTLLGENLAHWCSSPQ